The following proteins come from a genomic window of Phacochoerus africanus isolate WHEZ1 chromosome 9, ROS_Pafr_v1, whole genome shotgun sequence:
- the GSKIP gene encoding GSK3B-interacting protein — METDCNPMELSSMSGFEEDAALNGFEGTDMKDMRLEAEAVVNDVLFAVNNMCVSKTLRCADDVAYINVETREGNRYCLELTEAGLRVVGYAFDQVDDHLQTPYHETVYSLLDTLSPAYREAFGNALLQRLEALNRDGQS; from the exons ATGGAAACAGACTGCAATCCCATGGAGCTGAGCAGTATGTCAGGGTTTGAAGAAGATGCAGCGCTGAACGGCTTTGAAGGAACAGACATGAAGGACATGAGGCTGGAAGCCGAGGCCGTTGTGAACGATGTTCTCTTCGCCGTGAACAACATGTGCGTCTCCAAAACCCTGCGCTGCGCCGATGACGTGGCCTATATCAACGTGGAAACAAGAGAAGGGAACAGGTACTGCCTGGAGCTCACTGAAGCAGGGCTCAGG GTGGTAGGTTATGCTTTTGACCAGGTGGACGACCATCTTCAAACTCCCTACCACGAAACGGTCTACTCTTTGCTGGACACGCTCAGCCCTGCCTACCGGGAAGCATTTGGAAATGCACTCCTTCAAAGACTGGAAGCTTTGAACAGGGACGGACAGTCATGA